In the genome of Saccharomonospora viridis DSM 43017, one region contains:
- the cobF gene encoding precorrin-6A synthase (deacetylating), whose protein sequence is MTRRLALVGLGPGDPELVTEQAARVLNEVDYFLVADKTEKHPGTADLLAMREEICARHVRGRPRFVHVPDPERDRDDPVDYGAAVRDWHEARAVAFERALLENEGDAAILVWGDPALYDSAIRLADRIVERGVVDLTVEVIPGLSSIQLLAARHRQVLNTIGGPVTITTGRRLLQDAAHNDNLVVVLDGALTCRRLPNPDDWQLWWGANLGSADEKLVAGRLSEVVDEAWQARAEARLARGWVMDTYLLRRC, encoded by the coding sequence GTGACGCGACGCCTCGCCCTTGTCGGACTGGGCCCGGGTGATCCCGAACTCGTGACCGAACAGGCGGCACGGGTGCTCAACGAGGTCGACTACTTCCTGGTGGCCGACAAGACCGAGAAACACCCGGGTACGGCGGACCTGCTCGCGATGCGGGAGGAGATCTGCGCGCGGCACGTCCGAGGGCGTCCTCGCTTCGTGCACGTCCCCGATCCCGAACGCGACCGTGACGACCCGGTCGACTACGGTGCCGCGGTCCGGGACTGGCACGAGGCTCGTGCAGTGGCGTTCGAACGGGCGCTGCTGGAAAACGAGGGTGATGCGGCGATCCTCGTGTGGGGCGATCCTGCGCTGTACGATTCGGCGATCCGACTGGCCGATCGCATCGTCGAGCGCGGCGTCGTCGACCTCACCGTCGAGGTGATACCCGGGCTCAGCAGCATCCAATTGTTGGCCGCTCGGCATCGGCAGGTACTCAACACCATCGGCGGCCCGGTGACCATCACCACGGGTCGCCGCCTGCTCCAGGATGCGGCCCACAACGACAATCTCGTGGTCGTCCTCGACGGCGCACTCACGTGCCGTCGACTGCCGAATCCCGATGACTGGCAGCTGTGGTGGGGTGCCAATCTCGGTTCGGCAGACGAGAAACTCGTCGCCGGAAGGCTGAGCGAAGTCGTCGACGAGGCCTGGCAGGCACGCGCGGAAGCGCGACTGGCTCGCGGTTGGGTGATGGACACGTACCTGCTGCGGCGATGTTGA
- a CDS encoding DoxX family protein, with the protein MVIESIPQWPSIVLAVVIFGDAVMSIKPPQFIQKCLDGVNFPRDWWWALVYIKIVAAIGLIAGLFVAGVGIAANVGVIAYFLAAVYAHIKAKFLKSEFWINCLGMLALSIATLLLTVLL; encoded by the coding sequence GTGGTCATAGAGTCCATCCCCCAGTGGCCGTCCATCGTCCTGGCGGTCGTCATCTTCGGCGACGCCGTCATGTCCATCAAGCCACCACAGTTCATCCAGAAGTGCCTTGACGGCGTGAACTTCCCACGTGACTGGTGGTGGGCCCTGGTCTACATCAAGATCGTCGCCGCCATCGGGTTGATCGCCGGGCTTTTCGTCGCAGGTGTCGGCATCGCCGCCAACGTCGGCGTGATCGCCTACTTCCTCGCCGCCGTCTACGCGCACATCAAGGCCAAGTTCCTCAAAAGCGAGTTCTGGATCAACTGTCTCGGCATGTTGGCCCTGTCCATCGCGACTCTGCTACTGACCGTCCTCCTCTGA
- a CDS encoding SDR family NAD(P)-dependent oxidoreductase → MTGAAGGLGVSIASRLAAEGAHVVVSDSDVDACTSIVTNLTGGDALHTALPLDVCDDHDWHTVIDHIHTRYGALHGCVNHAVIDGLTPLDSDRRDRWDRIIALGQTGVWLGMKHAGELIEHSGGGSIVNLCSIPGTVGGFGDSIAYHAVKGAIRAMTENAALHWADKGIRVNSLHPGFSPTQRALNLHPSSSRHHTASAHSPMGGFSIPAEPAAVVAFLLSDDSSHMTGSEIYANDGSDYALDMVPERGFDRGRSPSGKH, encoded by the coding sequence GTGACAGGGGCAGCGGGCGGACTCGGGGTCTCGATCGCGTCGCGTCTGGCCGCCGAAGGGGCTCACGTGGTCGTCTCCGACAGCGACGTGGACGCTTGCACCTCCATCGTCACCAACCTGACCGGCGGCGATGCCCTCCACACAGCGCTACCGCTGGACGTCTGCGACGACCACGACTGGCACACCGTCATCGACCACATCCACACCCGGTACGGCGCACTTCATGGCTGCGTCAACCATGCCGTCATCGATGGCCTCACTCCCCTGGACAGCGATCGACGTGACCGCTGGGACCGCATCATCGCCCTGGGACAAACCGGTGTGTGGCTCGGCATGAAACATGCCGGAGAGCTCATCGAACACAGCGGAGGCGGCTCGATCGTCAATCTCTGCTCGATCCCCGGCACCGTCGGCGGCTTCGGCGACAGCATCGCCTACCACGCCGTCAAAGGAGCCATCCGAGCCATGACCGAGAACGCAGCACTCCACTGGGCCGACAAGGGAATTCGGGTCAACTCACTTCACCCGGGCTTTTCTCCCACACAACGAGCGCTCAACCTCCACCCGAGCTCCTCGCGACACCACACCGCGAGCGCCCACTCCCCCATGGGGGGTTTCTCCATCCCGGCCGAGCCCGCCGCCGTCGTCGCCTTCCTGCTCAGTGACGACTCCTCCCACATGACGGGGTCGGAGATCTACGCCAACGACGGATCGGACTACGCATTGGACATGGTTCCCGAACGCGGTTTCGATCGCGGACGATCACCGTCGGGAAAACACTGA